One Brevibacillus choshinensis genomic window carries:
- a CDS encoding tripartite tricarboxylate transporter permease, whose protein sequence is MSVLMISILLALAGAIIFSLIGLVSGTDETAIMVPFTLLVILLGAPPEAVFSFFMAAVLAKHLTHAIPTALMGIPGDTTAVPLIDHASALRRLGVPHVALRKMLSGGLIGAFIALPTAVLFGQFLGQFADFFKSSSGLIFTLAAILIAYFSKGKWVSVLMIIPFAFFIKSIDTFSFSVVEKHLSTSFFLGIAIGPMLSDILFSLSPTARKGMIRQSAKEYHLAPETKGWKGFFPNPFRVLTGRQTAYTAATSFVSSLTFAFSPVGMTSLMGEIVGSRNKGVYKKSTSSLASMNGVTESTYIAEAIIPLLAFGIPLSPVALGPASPLFNAPPVFTSDPVNNLHNMMTPWEFFLYGLIGLVIAALIAYPFAMNYARKATVFVMKNISQEAIVGMFIGLACLLAFHEAQLVGVILTLTMAAVGGLMNRVLGVSSGVQFMIFYGSTYMMSKLLGV, encoded by the coding sequence ATGAGCGTACTGATGATATCCATTTTACTCGCACTCGCGGGTGCCATCATTTTTTCCTTGATCGGCTTAGTCTCGGGTACTGATGAAACCGCTATCATGGTCCCGTTCACCTTGCTTGTCATTTTGCTCGGCGCACCGCCGGAAGCTGTCTTTTCGTTCTTCATGGCAGCCGTATTGGCCAAGCATCTCACGCATGCGATCCCGACCGCACTCATGGGGATTCCCGGCGATACGACGGCAGTGCCTTTGATCGACCACGCGTCGGCTCTGCGCAGATTGGGCGTGCCTCACGTGGCCCTGCGCAAAATGCTGTCCGGCGGTCTGATCGGCGCTTTCATCGCACTGCCGACTGCGGTTTTGTTCGGTCAGTTTCTGGGGCAATTCGCAGACTTTTTCAAATCCTCATCCGGGCTGATCTTCACCTTGGCTGCCATCTTGATCGCATACTTCTCCAAAGGGAAATGGGTAAGCGTCCTGATGATCATCCCGTTTGCTTTCTTTATTAAGAGTATCGATACATTCAGCTTCAGTGTCGTGGAAAAGCACCTTAGCACGAGCTTCTTCCTGGGCATCGCGATCGGACCGATGCTCTCGGACATCTTGTTTTCCCTGTCCCCGACTGCGCGTAAAGGCATGATCCGCCAGAGCGCCAAGGAATACCACCTCGCACCGGAGACGAAAGGATGGAAGGGCTTTTTCCCGAATCCGTTCCGTGTACTGACGGGCAGACAAACCGCTTATACAGCGGCTACATCCTTTGTTTCATCCCTGACCTTTGCCTTCAGTCCGGTGGGGATGACGTCCCTGATGGGGGAAATCGTGGGCTCCCGCAACAAAGGCGTGTACAAGAAGTCCACCTCCAGTCTGGCCTCCATGAACGGGGTGACGGAATCCACCTACATTGCCGAAGCGATCATCCCTCTTTTGGCATTCGGCATTCCGCTCAGCCCGGTGGCGCTTGGTCCTGCATCACCTTTGTTTAACGCACCGCCCGTATTTACGAGCGATCCTGTCAACAACCTGCATAATATGATGACACCATGGGAGTTTTTCCTCTACGGCCTGATCGGCCTGGTCATCGCAGCTCTCATCGCGTATCCATTTGCCATGAATTACGCGCGCAAGGCGACAGTCTTTGTCATGAAAAACATCAGTCAGGAAGCGATTGTCGGAATGTTCATCGGTCTGGCTTGCTTGCTCGCCTTCCATGAGGCGCAGCTCGTCGGCGTCATCCTTACCCTGACCATGGCAGCGGTGGGAGGACTGATGAACCGCGTACTGGGAGTGAGCTCCGGCGTACAATTCATGATCTTCTACGGCTCCACTTACATGATGTCAAAACTGCTTGGAGTTTGA